A region of Cellulophaga sp. RHA19 DNA encodes the following proteins:
- the panD gene encoding aspartate 1-decarboxylase — translation MQIEVVKSKIHRVKVTGADLNYIGSITIDEDLMDAANIIRGEKVQIVNNNNGERLETYAIPGPRKSGEITLNGAAARKVAAGDILILITYARMDIEEAKKFNPSLVFPNEENNLLN, via the coding sequence ATGCAGATAGAAGTAGTAAAATCTAAAATTCACCGTGTAAAAGTTACAGGTGCAGACCTAAATTATATTGGCAGTATTACCATTGATGAAGACTTAATGGACGCCGCTAACATTATTAGAGGAGAAAAAGTACAAATTGTTAATAATAACAATGGCGAAAGACTAGAAACTTACGCAATACCAGGACCAAGAAAAAGTGGAGAAATTACCCTTAATGGTGCTGCTGCCCGTAAAGTTGCTGCTGGTGACATTCTTATTTTAATTACATATGCACGTATGGATATTGAGGAAGCTAAGAAATTTAATCCATCTCTGGTTTTTCCTAATGAAGAAAATAATCTATTAAACTAA
- the panC gene encoding pantoate--beta-alanine ligase produces MHIFHKIEELGNHFSTVSKEESVGMVPTMGALHKGHISLVKKALNDNNHVIVSIFVNPTQFNNAEDLEKYPQTLKEDVALLTEASKKIIVFAPSAQEIYKSGIKSDTYNFGGLEKVMEGEFRDGHFDGVGTIVEKLFDIGKPDNAYFGEKDYQQLQIIKKLVSLKKIPVNIIGCPIVREESGLAMSSRNERLTPELRTEASFIYKTLNDAKQKFGTKSALEVTKWVTEQFAKNKLLELEYFTITNADNLQTIKRKIKTKKYRAFIAVYAKDIRLIDNIALN; encoded by the coding sequence ATGCATATTTTTCATAAAATTGAAGAGTTAGGAAATCATTTTTCTACCGTATCTAAAGAAGAATCCGTAGGTATGGTGCCAACTATGGGAGCTTTACACAAAGGTCATATTTCTTTAGTTAAAAAGGCTTTAAACGATAATAATCACGTAATTGTGAGCATTTTTGTAAACCCAACGCAGTTTAATAACGCCGAAGATTTAGAAAAATACCCCCAAACTTTAAAGGAAGATGTTGCCCTGCTAACAGAAGCTTCTAAAAAAATTATAGTTTTTGCTCCGTCTGCACAAGAAATTTACAAAAGCGGAATAAAATCTGACACATACAATTTTGGAGGTTTAGAAAAAGTAATGGAAGGCGAGTTTAGAGACGGTCATTTTGACGGCGTTGGAACAATTGTTGAAAAACTATTTGACATTGGAAAACCTGACAATGCTTATTTTGGAGAGAAAGATTATCAACAACTACAAATTATAAAGAAACTAGTTTCTTTAAAAAAAATACCCGTAAATATTATTGGTTGCCCTATAGTTAGGGAAGAAAGCGGACTAGCAATGAGCTCTAGAAATGAGCGTTTAACACCAGAATTACGAACCGAAGCGTCTTTCATATACAAAACATTAAATGATGCCAAACAAAAATTTGGCACAAAAAGTGCTTTAGAAGTAACCAAATGGGTTACTGAACAGTTTGCTAAGAATAAATTATTGGAGCTAGAATATTTTACTATTACAAATGCAGACAACCTACAAACAATTAAAAGAAAAATTAAAACTAAAAAATATAGAGCCTTTATTGCCGTTTATGCTAAAGATATAAGACTGATAGACAATATAGCTTTAAATTAA
- a CDS encoding glycogen/starch synthase: MNGKKILFVSSELMPYLPENQVSQMSYETPRMVNSKGGQIRIFMPRYGNINERRHQLHEVIRLSGMNLVINDMDMPLIIKVASIPKERIQVYFIDNEEYFKRKATFTDENGTLFPDNDERAIFFAKGVVETVKKLNWSPDIIHVHGWMASLVPLYLKQFYADEPLFAESKVVTSVYNQGFEGELDKNIVKKIAFDEISEGKVDSLSTPNYNNLLKVAVDYSDAVILASDEVPEELTEYVTGLEKPVLSYVPLQEFEEAYTNFYNNEVLK; encoded by the coding sequence ATGAATGGTAAAAAGATATTGTTTGTATCTTCAGAATTAATGCCCTATCTCCCAGAGAATCAAGTTTCCCAAATGTCTTATGAAACACCACGTATGGTGAATAGTAAAGGCGGGCAAATTAGAATATTTATGCCACGTTATGGTAATATAAATGAAAGAAGGCATCAGTTGCACGAAGTTATTCGTCTGTCTGGTATGAATTTAGTAATTAACGATATGGATATGCCGTTAATTATAAAAGTTGCTTCAATCCCTAAAGAACGTATTCAGGTTTATTTTATAGACAATGAAGAGTATTTTAAAAGAAAAGCAACCTTTACTGATGAAAACGGCACATTATTTCCTGATAATGATGAGCGTGCAATATTTTTTGCAAAAGGTGTTGTGGAGACAGTTAAAAAATTAAACTGGTCTCCAGACATTATTCACGTACATGGTTGGATGGCTTCTTTAGTGCCATTGTATTTAAAACAGTTTTATGCAGATGAGCCTTTATTTGCAGAAAGTAAAGTTGTTACATCTGTTTATAATCAAGGTTTTGAAGGTGAATTAGATAAAAATATTGTTAAAAAAATTGCTTTTGATGAGATAAGTGAGGGTAAAGTAGATTCTTTGTCTACTCCTAACTATAATAATTTGTTAAAAGTAGCTGTAGATTATTCAGATGCTGTTATTTTAGCCTCAGATGAAGTTCCAGAAGAACTTACAGAGTATGTTACTGGTCTTGAAAAACCTGTGTTGTCTTACGTTCCTCTTCAAGAATTTGAAGAAGCGTATACCAACTTTTATAACAATGAAGTTTTAAAATAA